A genomic window from bacterium includes:
- the bamD gene encoding outer membrane protein assembly factor BamD, which yields MKLKLLTAVLTICAAAAMFSGCGKDQVTIGQGDPGDELSKCLKLSSKGKHEDAIQCLEMFKARYPQTRQGQEAELLIGDSYFARKDYLLAAESYAAFVKLYPLHPKVD from the coding sequence ATGAAATTGAAGCTCCTCACAGCTGTCCTAACGATCTGCGCGGCCGCAGCGATGTTTTCGGGCTGCGGCAAGGATCAGGTGACGATAGGCCAGGGCGACCCGGGCGATGAGCTCTCGAAGTGCCTCAAACTCTCGTCAAAGGGCAAGCACGAAGACGCGATACAGTGCCTGGAGATGTTCAAGGCCCGCTACCCGCAGACGAGGCAAGGCCAGGAGGCGGAGCTCTTGATCGGCGACTCGTACTTCGCGCGCAAGGACTACCTGCTCGCAGCCGAGTCCTACGCCGCCTTCGTGAAGCTCTACCCGCTCCACCCAAAGGTGGAT
- a CDS encoding DUF1844 domain-containing protein gives MPEKEGLDFSTFTLSLATSAQVHLGLVPNPSTGALEKNLALAKETIDLLGILQDKTKGNLSDQEAMLLEHVLYDLRMMYVEMGKKG, from the coding sequence ATGCCCGAAAAGGAAGGTCTGGATTTCTCGACGTTTACGCTATCTCTTGCGACCTCGGCCCAGGTCCATCTGGGGCTGGTCCCGAACCCCTCCACGGGTGCACTTGAGAAGAACCTGGCGCTCGCCAAGGAGACGATCGACCTCCTGGGCATTTTGCAGGACAAGACAAAAGGCAATCTCAGCGATCAGGAGGCGATGCTCCTTGAGCACGTGCTCTACGATCTCAGGATGATGTACGTGGAGATGGGCAAAAAGGGATAA
- a CDS encoding DegQ family serine endoprotease: protein MKKRAWIIIAALMFFSLAAAGEARATAISEAELESGAVVPASWYRAETLSFADLAERVQAAVVNISTSKSVRGRSSMMPRFGPQDPFDDFFQRFFDQDMVPQEQMQHSLGSGFIIDKNGTILTNNHVVSQADEIEVALSNGRKYKAKILGRDEKTDIAIIKIEADNDLPVVMLGNSKILRPGDWVMAIGNPFGLEQTVTVGVVSAKGRVIGGGPYAHFIQTDASINPGNSGGPLFNVKGEVVGINTMIYAAGQGIGFAIPIDLVSSMLTEMISTGGVTHGWLGVAIQTITPDLAKSFNLKGEDGALITEVMSDSPAAKAGLKRGDVILSFDDNKIDDPMDLSVAVGQAKPGKESKLKVLRNGEEQEFAIAIGSQSETKAARAEPDSAPWSPGKADQLGLVVKQITPELAAQLDVPENFRGVMVARVEPGSSVERGDVRTGDVILEVNGDKIQSMDDYNKALEKLKKGDMVRLFIKRGRASIYLAFTL, encoded by the coding sequence ATGAAAAAGAGGGCATGGATAATTATCGCGGCATTGATGTTCTTCTCTTTGGCGGCCGCGGGCGAGGCGCGCGCAACGGCGATCTCCGAGGCTGAACTTGAGTCCGGCGCAGTGGTCCCGGCGTCGTGGTACAGGGCCGAGACCCTGTCGTTCGCCGACCTGGCGGAACGCGTCCAGGCCGCGGTGGTCAACATCTCGACCAGCAAGAGCGTTCGCGGCCGCAGCTCCATGATGCCGCGTTTCGGTCCGCAGGATCCGTTCGACGACTTCTTCCAGCGCTTCTTCGATCAGGACATGGTGCCCCAGGAGCAGATGCAGCACAGCCTGGGCTCCGGCTTCATCATCGACAAGAACGGCACCATACTCACGAACAACCACGTGGTGAGCCAGGCCGACGAGATCGAGGTCGCGCTCTCCAACGGGCGCAAGTACAAGGCGAAGATCCTGGGCAGGGACGAGAAGACCGACATCGCGATCATCAAGATAGAGGCCGACAACGACCTGCCCGTGGTGATGCTGGGCAATTCCAAGATATTGAGGCCCGGCGACTGGGTCATGGCGATCGGCAACCCCTTCGGCCTGGAGCAGACCGTGACCGTGGGCGTGGTCAGCGCCAAGGGCAGGGTGATCGGAGGGGGCCCCTATGCGCACTTCATACAGACCGACGCCTCCATCAACCCCGGCAATTCAGGCGGCCCGCTCTTCAACGTAAAAGGGGAGGTCGTGGGCATCAACACCATGATCTACGCGGCGGGCCAGGGGATCGGGTTCGCGATCCCGATAGACCTCGTCTCCTCCATGCTCACCGAGATGATCTCCACCGGGGGCGTGACCCACGGCTGGCTGGGCGTCGCCATACAGACGATAACGCCGGACCTGGCCAAGTCCTTCAATCTTAAGGGGGAGGACGGCGCGCTGATCACCGAGGTCATGAGCGACTCGCCGGCCGCAAAGGCCGGGCTGAAGCGGGGCGACGTCATCCTCTCGTTCGACGACAACAAGATCGACGACCCCATGGACCTCTCGGTCGCCGTGGGGCAGGCAAAGCCGGGCAAGGAGTCTAAGCTGAAGGTGCTGAGGAACGGGGAGGAGCAGGAGTTCGCGATCGCGATAGGCTCCCAGTCCGAGACAAAGGCCGCGCGCGCAGAGCCCGACTCGGCGCCGTGGAGCCCGGGCAAGGCCGATCAGCTGGGCTTGGTGGTCAAGCAGATCACCCCGGAGCTGGCCGCGCAGCTCGACGTGCCGGAGAACTTCAGGGGCGTGATGGTGGCGCGCGTGGAGCCGGGCAGCTCGGTCGAGCGCGGGGACGTGCGCACAGGCGACGTTATCCTGGAGGTCAACGGCGACAAGATCCAGAGCATGGATGACTATAACAAGGCCCTGGAAAAGCTGAAGAAGGGGGACA